A portion of the Deinococcus carri genome contains these proteins:
- a CDS encoding VOC family protein, with product MTNGIHHTTGITGDAQANVDFYADLLGLRLVKRTVSHNDPTTLHLFYGDAAGTPGTLLSFFAWPDTAQGRRGSGQATEIGLTVPLESLGDWVQHFLSRGVNFSGPTRDGDTSRLTLEDPDGLPIVLVGVPDARAGQTWEGSTVPTAMQVRGIHHVVFWTEAPQETGAVLERHLGFRRVGEQGGLHTYRTAASLGHTVYLRDTSGFWPSAGGVGTLHHVAFRTANAESEQALLNAVRAEGLEVQGVREHGYFQSIYFREPGGSLLEVATDRPGFALDEDAAHLGERLVLPPELEAQRQDIEVALPRVALPGEARLPARDLDWVHRFQPGTSGLTLLLLHGTGGNETSLLALGRQLAPEANLLSVRGRSLEEGAPRFFRRFSATRYDQAHLVEEADALAQFVEDAAVLYDLDPGQVIALGYSNGANIALATLARHPSVFAGAVLLRPVMPFEAPPPTDLGGLPVLVLHGQRDPFLPLAEPVTPYLRRVHGDVQEERLEAGHELTDQDIAVTSGWLREQAQRLAVRS from the coding sequence ATGACCAACGGCATTCACCACACCACCGGCATCACCGGGGACGCGCAGGCGAACGTGGACTTCTACGCCGACCTGCTGGGCCTGCGGCTGGTCAAGCGCACGGTCAGCCACAACGACCCCACCACCCTGCACCTGTTCTACGGGGACGCGGCGGGCACGCCCGGCACCCTGCTGTCCTTCTTCGCCTGGCCGGATACCGCCCAGGGACGACGCGGCTCCGGGCAGGCCACCGAAATCGGCCTGACGGTGCCACTGGAAAGTCTGGGCGACTGGGTGCAGCACTTTCTCAGCCGGGGCGTGAACTTCAGCGGGCCGACCCGTGACGGTGACACCAGCCGCCTCACGCTGGAAGACCCTGACGGACTCCCCATCGTCCTCGTCGGTGTCCCGGATGCCCGCGCCGGGCAGACCTGGGAAGGCTCCACTGTCCCCACCGCGATGCAGGTGCGCGGGATACACCACGTCGTCTTCTGGACGGAAGCCCCGCAGGAGACGGGCGCGGTGCTGGAACGGCACCTGGGGTTCCGGCGGGTGGGGGAGCAAGGCGGCCTGCACACCTACCGCACGGCGGCATCGCTGGGCCACACCGTGTACCTGCGGGACACCTCCGGCTTCTGGCCCTCGGCGGGAGGGGTCGGGACGCTGCACCACGTCGCCTTCCGCACGGCGAATGCCGAGAGCGAACAGGCCCTCCTGAACGCGGTGCGGGCGGAGGGTCTGGAGGTGCAGGGCGTGCGCGAACACGGCTACTTCCAGAGCATCTACTTCCGCGAACCGGGCGGCAGCCTGCTCGAGGTGGCAACCGACCGGCCCGGCTTCGCGCTGGACGAGGACGCCGCGCACCTCGGGGAGAGGCTGGTGCTGCCCCCCGAACTGGAAGCGCAGCGGCAGGACATCGAGGTGGCTCTGCCCCGAGTCGCCCTCCCCGGTGAGGCCCGCCTCCCGGCCCGTGACCTGGACTGGGTTCACCGCTTTCAACCCGGCACCAGTGGCCTGACCCTGCTGCTGCTGCACGGCACCGGCGGCAACGAGACTTCCCTGCTCGCGCTGGGACGGCAACTCGCCCCCGAGGCGAACCTGCTCAGCGTGCGGGGCCGCTCGCTGGAGGAAGGCGCGCCCCGCTTCTTCCGCCGCTTCAGCGCCACCCGCTATGACCAGGCGCACCTCGTGGAGGAGGCCGACGCGCTGGCACAGTTCGTGGAGGACGCGGCGGTTCTCTACGACCTCGATCCGGGGCAGGTGATCGCCCTGGGCTACTCGAACGGGGCAAATATCGCCCTGGCGACCCTGGCACGTCACCCATCCGTATTCGCCGGGGCGGTGCTGCTGCGCCCGGTGATGCCCTTCGAGGCCCCACCGCCAACCGACCTGGGCGGCCTCCCCGTGCTGGTCCTGCACGGCCAGCGTGACCCCTTCCTGCCCCTGGCGGAACCCGTGACCCCCTACCTACGCCGGGTGCACGGCGACGTTCAGGAAGAGCGGCTGGAGGCCGGGCACGAACTCACCGACCAGGACATCGCAGTGACCTCCGGGTGGCTGCGGGAACAGGCCCAGCGCCTCGCGGTACGATCCTGA